Proteins encoded together in one Pueribacillus theae window:
- a CDS encoding S1C family serine protease has translation MGSKDRNKFDEDLFEDLDDEQMHDLVLEAQKEISAKEQQRKSSSKAKRPFPKWVFWLIAMAMVFNAIALIPQTFSIPAIDFLITSAKLSTQDDIKEYKKAVVVIATEDSRGTGFSISSDGTILTNDHVIDGKETVTVSFPNDGLFTAEVVMTDPSIDLAVLETKGENLPYLHLAERTKFVSNEPIQVIGNPLQFQGIANEGTIIDYIKLENWEKEVMMVKAPIYRGNSGSPIINQNGQVIGIVFATLDHEEYGKVGLFVPIDYFNESNH, from the coding sequence ATGGGGAGCAAAGACCGAAACAAGTTTGACGAGGATTTATTCGAAGATCTCGACGATGAACAGATGCATGACCTTGTTCTAGAAGCGCAAAAGGAAATCTCGGCTAAAGAACAACAAAGGAAGTCGAGTTCAAAAGCAAAACGCCCATTCCCTAAATGGGTATTTTGGCTGATTGCCATGGCAATGGTTTTCAATGCAATTGCCCTCATACCACAAACATTTTCAATTCCAGCGATAGATTTTCTCATAACCTCTGCTAAATTATCAACTCAAGACGACATAAAAGAATATAAAAAAGCAGTTGTTGTGATCGCGACGGAAGATAGCAGAGGGACAGGCTTCTCGATATCGAGTGATGGAACGATCTTAACAAACGATCATGTTATTGATGGAAAGGAGACTGTTACCGTTTCGTTTCCTAATGATGGGTTATTTACTGCAGAGGTTGTTATGACAGATCCATCGATTGATCTGGCTGTTTTAGAAACAAAGGGTGAAAATTTACCATATTTACATCTGGCAGAACGAACAAAATTTGTTTCCAATGAACCCATTCAAGTTATTGGAAATCCACTTCAATTTCAAGGGATTGCTAACGAGGGGACAATCATTGATTATATAAAATTGGAGAATTGGGAAAAAGAAGTCATGATGGTTAAGGCTCCGATTTATCGAGGGAATAGCGGAAGTCCAATTATTAATCAAAACGGCCAGGTGATTGGGATTGTCTTTGCGACATTAGATCATGAAGAATATGGAAAAGTAGGTCTGTTTGTTCCGATTGATTATTTTAATGAATCCAATCATTAA